Part of the Meleagris gallopavo isolate NT-WF06-2002-E0010 breed Aviagen turkey brand Nicholas breeding stock chromosome 28, Turkey_5.1, whole genome shotgun sequence genome, TGTTTCTTTCTCCCAACAGTGGTTTTCATAACAACAACATCAAAGCCATCCCAGAGAATGCATTTGTTGGGAATCCCCTTCTCCAAACAATGTAAGAAAATTAAACGGTGTTTCCTAAATCTTTACATCCCCCAGAAAGAGGCATTTCCTTACATCTTTGGTTGGGATTTCTGACAGTTGTCAGCATGACCGCAATTTGACATTTGTTGTATGGAGGTTAATGGAAGCTGAAATTATCTCCTTCCCAGCTACGCCTCCAGTTCTCTGCCATGGGTTCTCCTTTACCCTCAGCTGAACTCTGCTGCAGCCATCAAGGCTGACAGTGGTGAAGGAATGGGAAACGCGAGGCCATGCTGTGTGTAAGGGGATTTCCTAAGCCCTGGGTGACATCTGCCTCATGTTTAGAAATCCCAGCAGAGCAGTCAGCTGGGTGAAAACAGTCCCTGCCCCGGTCAAAATAAAGCAGCCTCCCCCCATCTCCCCACGGAGTGATGTGGGGGTGGGACACATCTGGCACACGCACGTCCCCACTTCTCTCCATTGAGTGCGACAGGTGGGAGAGATGCTGTGGGTTTGTGAGATCAGAGCTATGGCCACATGCAAGGCGTTGCACCGTGGAAGGATCAGTGGAGGGCTTTGCCTCATTGCAGCCTGCCTGGTTCAACAGAATACTAAAGGATCCTTTTAGAGCAGCAGGAGTGGAGACCTCAGTTTAACCAATGTTAATGCCTACTGCCCCAGGCTCTTACCTGTAACTGCACCTTCTCCTGCATACACAGCAAGATCTAACCAGTTGCCCATTTCCTTTGCAGCCATTTTTATGACAACCCCATCCAGTTTGTTGGACAGTCTGCCTTCCAGTACTTGCCAAAGCTACACACTCTGTAAGTTCCCCAGGCAGGTCCTCAGATACACAGCCCAGGCCCGAGCCTCACGAGCAGGACACCTCCGCGTCCTTCTCCATGTCCTGTTTCCCAGAGGCCTCGTGCCAACAGGAGGCCATGGTCCACTCTTCTGGCCTGCCCCAGTTATTAACTTAGCTGAGCAGCCAGAGGTGCCAGTGCTTCCTTTGCATGGTGCTCACATGGTGCTCAGGGCCACCACTGAGTGCCGggcaccacagcagcagctccacaccCACCAtcagcagccctgctggagATTGGGGCAGAGGTGACCTCAGAACTGCTCCTCACAAGCCACAGCCAGCTGTCACTGCAGGAACACACACAGACTGTTAACATCCTTCCTCTGAATGCATCCTTCCGCAACGGATGCCCAGGCTTGGGAGGTGTGGCTGGGATGCCCTTCTCGAATTCCCAATggaaatcactttttttcttttttaatgacaCAATTTGGGTAGAAATCCTGCCCAGAGTGTCAGTGGTTGGAGGAGGTCTGAGCTTGCCAAGCCTCCCTGCAGAGCAACACTCATCCCCAGCGCAGTGCATCGGTGCCATGGGAGACGCTGCCCACTGCCCAGCAGCAGTGGCACACAGATGGGAGCAGCACCTCTGGGTCTGGGCCTCCCATCACCACATTTGGGGTGAGGGGCAGCCTGGGCCCTCAGGCAGCTGCTCCTGACCCGCTCAGTTCTGCCTCTTCTCCTTGCAGGTCTCTCAACGGTGCAACGGACATCAGAGAATTCCCAGACCTAAAAGGCACCACCAGCCTAGAAGTTTTGTGAGTGGCAAATCTCTCCCTTTTACCCCACTATTTGTGCTCTGCCCTCTTCAAGGCGGTCCAGGACAACTctcacagtgctgtgcagctctgcccctCCTGGGCACAAACCTCTCTGCTTCGTTTCATCCCTGTGGCTCCTGAAAGCGGCTTTCTTCTCCGTGAGTTGCTCTCGGTACTGTTGAGCATGCTCTGATCTTTtggggttgttttctttttttttttggattattttcttcttttccttctgcatctgtGAAGGAATGAGCCTTTGGCTGCGGTCTGTTGGGATCAGTGCCTGTCTGCCCGCCCCAGGACCAGCGCCGTGCAGTGCAGCACGGTGCTGTGATGGGAACCTCTGCTGTGTTTGCCACATCGGGCTGGGGGCTGCATGCCCAggggagcaggcagcagcaggacgcAATGTCTGCAGCCccgtgggtctctgtggggcacGGTCTGCGAGCAGTGCTACAGTGGGGGCACAGTGAGTGCCTGCCCAGCCCTGGCTGTGCCTTGCTGCCGGGATCGGGGCACCCCACTGCCCCACACATGGGATTCTGAGGCAGCGGTGGCTCCGGAGAAATCACCAGTCTGGGTGGTGGGGAACTGGGACAGCAGGGTGTGCAGCCAGCTGCCCCAACACAGCCGAGGACACCACTGAGTTCAGTACCCAGCAGTGTCTGAGTTTCTTGCATTCACCTTTACCAGGCCCAGCAGCAGTGCCCGTTTCCAAGGCAGTTTTTGGTTCTTTCTGGGTATCTCATTATCTCACATATGTTGTCTCTCCTGCCTCTTCCTGGGGTGGGTAGCTGGGCTTGCAGGTAGCAGAGTCTTTGCTCCAGTCCCACCGACACCACCTCTCCCCTCTCCTTTCCCCCCAGGACGTTGACCCACGCAGGCATCCACCTCCTCCCCAGAGCCGTGTGCCAGCAGCTGCCCAGCCTGCGCGTCCTGTGAGTAATGTGCATTTCTCTGTCCTGTCTGCTCTTCAGAAAAGCACCATCAGAACCTGGGCTTTCCTCTTGTCCGGCTCAGGGAGTGGAACACCACCTCACGGTTCTGTATCTGTTGTGAACACGCCTTCTTCTCAGGCACTGCCTTGATTTCTGCATGCCCTATCAGCTCAGCAAGGCTTGGAGTGATGCTGAGAGGGAGAGGATGGTTTGTCTTTAACCTGGCACCCACTGTGCCAGCTCAGGAGCACACCCCTCTGATCCCGAGGTCCCCAACCTTGTCTGCAGTCAGTGACATCTTCAGGAAGTGAGTCATGAGCCAGATTTATACAAGTTTGCAGCCTGAGGGCAAGAAGAAGGTTTGCCTCTCATCAGTCTTTACACACGCgagctggaaatgaaaacaagccTCTTCCAGGAAAGCAACAAGAGTGAATTCTGGATCACAGAAGttggaaatgagaaaaacacaaaaataaaagaacaccATTTATAACTTAGCAGATCGTAGTGTTTTGGCTCCAGCTGTCCCTGCAGGGAAGATCTCTCAGCTTTAGACATCTGAGCCAACTCGATGCCACCAAAATGTGCCCGCTGCCTTTGGGACGGTCGGGGCTGCAGGGCCCCATGTGCTGTGTCGATGTTTGCAAGTTACCAGGCTGTAAACCTTCATGTTGTCAATGCCTGCCCCTCCTTGTGAGCCAGCTTTTACGAGGACACCCCACCTTGCTCCTTGTTCCTCTTTCCCCACTCATTTACTGACATTAATTGCACCGCTATCAGGGCTGCACACCTGGCGCCAAAGAGAGGCGCTCGCCCttcatttcttctctccctGACGTTCTGTGCTGGTCTCTCCCCCACAGAGAGCTGTCACACAACAAAATCGAAGACCTGCCCAGCTTCCACCGGTGCCAGCggctggaggagctgtgagTACAGAGCTCAGGGCAAAGGGGTCACATTGGTGggcagagcagcccagcactgagctgctggtgctgggaggGCTGAGCACTGCGCTCACTGCTGGGGATGCAGACGTGCGGGATAAGAGCGCCTTGCCCCTGCATTTTTGCCccatgaaataaaagaagtttCCCAGACTCGCATGGCTTGCCCTgtgccagcctgctgctgtgaggTGTGCACGCTGCCTTCAGCTGGTCCTCAGACcagtttctgcttttccagtgGTCTCCAGCACAACAGAATCCACGAAATCAGAGCGGACACCTTTGTGCAGCTGACAGCCCTGCGCTCCATGTAAGCTCTGCAGTGGGGACGGCCGCCCCGCGCTGCCGGTCAGGCTGTCCTGTCCTTCCCTCCGCTCGCTCTCCGGTTCTGCTCCCATCTCAGTATCCTTCCCTTGCAGAGACCTGAGCTGCAATGACATCCATTTCATTCACCCCGACGCCTTCGTGACGCTGCGCTCGCTCACCAAGCTGTAAGTGGCGGTGATGTTCGTTTGATGTTCGTTTGACGTTTGTTTTGCAGTGCCCTGTGCTGCCTGGCAGGCAGTGCCTGCATGGTGCCGGTGGGAGCAGACCGAGTCACAGTGCTTCCTACTGGTGTCAAAAGTCACAcagagctcccagcacacacaTTAACCCATCACTGCCCCCATGGCCTGCAGCCCCCATCCATCAGCTCCAGCGGATCCTGAGCCCAGGCAGcgcccagccccactgcagcactgcatttcaGGCAGAAAGCATGAGACAGCCGGCACAGCTCCCGGGTGCACTCcagctctctgctttcctcccacaGGGATCTGTCAGACAACCGGCTGGCAGTGCTGCCGCTGGGTGGATTGGGCAGCCTGACCCACCTGAAGCTGCAGGGCAACCCAGCACTCTCTGAGCCCTTTGCCGAGGACAGCTTTCCCAAACTAAGGTACTGCCTGCATCTCAGGCCCCATCCgctcttttccttcctgctctctgtGTAGTCTCTACTTGTTTCTATCAGTCAGCCTCCCACTTTCATGGTTTATCCCGTGCTTTCCAGGCCAACAGATTGAGGATGCTCCACCTGCTGCCAACACACCTCACGTTTTACAGGCATCCATGGGAAGGCAGCGCTGCGCTCCCAGAGCAGCCCCCCTCCCCAAACCCACACACACATCTGGGAAGTgtggagcagctcagggctccTCTGGGGCATTCCTCCACTCACCCCACTCCTGCCTCTGGGCTGGGTTCAATTTGTACTGGGAGCACTGAAGGAGCCCATCAGTGTGGGGTGATGTGGGCCTGCACTCTGTCCCACGCGGAGTCCCTTTCAGGGAACCAAAGTTGTGCTGCAATGTGACCACTGGATGACAGATTGGCTTCTGATGCATGAAAATTCAGCACAAAGTGTGCAGCAGTAGGGAGCCAGAGTCACATACAAGttcccttttctccctctgcAGAGTCCTCGAGGTACCTTACGCCTACCAGTGCTGCGCCTATGGAAGCTGCAGTGGGTTCTTCAGAGCATCCAACCAGTGGGAGGCAGAAGGCGAGAGCCCTGAGGATGAAGATCCCCACAGGAGGGCCCTGGAGCTCTTCCCAGGTCACACAGACAACCACTGTAAGTAGGCTGAGCGGGATGATGCTCTGCAGCACCGTCATGCTGGCAGTTTGGGTGTCAGCCCAGGCTTGCAGGTCGGATGCTGCCAGCCGCCTCGGAGCAGGCAGAGGGatcctcctccagctctgctgtgaatGGGCTTTGAGTGATGTCAGTGCGTGGGAGGAAAAGTGGATCAGGCACTTCTAAACCTTCATTCACATTCTAAGAGAAAGATCCAGTGCTCCTCAGAGGCACAGACGTTGCTCATTTCACTCTGCTGGCAGCAAGGTGGGACTCGGGCTTGGACACTTTGGGCAGCGCAGAGCCTCTGGAAGGATGTCTGCTGTTATCACTGGGACACACAGAGGGCGGACCCTGAGGTGGAGACAGTGAGCTCACAGGAGTGGAGTGTGGACTGTGTGGGCACCCCGCCTGGGAggtggaaagagaaggaagtgcGTGGGGAATACAGACCCATGCAGGGCACACAGGTGAAGCTGAGCAGCACTTTCTGTTCTGCAgttgatttttctgttcttcaaaatGTACTTCTGCATTAACCTCTGGATCCTGCTGCTATGAGGGGAGCacaaagcacactgctggcacgCAGACTCAGTACAGCCCTGTGTGATCCCATTGCAAAGGAACCTCAGAATgacacaaagcaaagcatgagttcctttccctcttctgtAACTGCTGGAGAGTGGAAATCGAGTTTCAGGACGCAGCTGGGAGGCTGTGTTTGTTTATACGCTCACATAAACACAGAGGCCATCTGCACTGCCCGGGTCTGTGTCCGttgctgctgccatctgcccTGCCCCcatcctgctcctgctgccgCCCGGTCTGGGGCTCTTTGATGACCCTGAGGATCCTCTGCCAAAACACCAACCCAGCCCCTCCCGCGGTGCCCAGCCAGCCTCAGTCCCATGGATTCCACATGAGACTGGAGGGGAACAGCGAGTGCTCGCAGGCTGTGCCAGATGAGTCTCTTAGCAGCTCATAAAGGCTCACATTTTCGGATGTTAAAGCACTGGGTTTGCCTGAAATATCaaaccacagcactgcaaatgtGGAGTGAACACGAACATCCTTCCTCCTTTCCGTTCAGTAACACGTGGGCTATTTTTGATGATGAAGCTGTTGAGATATTACTGCTTTACTTAATCTATTTGTGtttcagctcttcttttctgatggtcagcagtgggatTTAGCTGTGTTAGATGAATCTTgtaacaggaggaaaaaagtccCCAAACATTCCTTCCCTACAAGAAAATGACctcattagaagaaaataactcCAAAACTTTTGCTGCTTGGGAtatgatagaatcacagacctATGggatggctgggttggaagagaccccgAAGAGCCATAAAAGTGGTTGGGTTGCCTCCCATCAGCTCATGCTGGGAAGGTCTAAGAGGAGGGCAGGCGCTGGGAAAAGCTTCTGGCCCTGCTGGCCCTGCTCATTCTTCTTCAAGCACTGCTTCTCTGTTGCTTTCTTGCAGATGACCTCGAGGCAGATGAGCTCCAGCTGGACCTTGAGGACTCAAAGCTGCACCCCTCTATCCAGTGCACGCCCAGCCCCGGTGAGCAGGCAGGGAAAACCTTCCCTCTGAACATATCTGCACTCCTTTGAGCATCGCTAAACTCTCAGGCCCCCACAacccttcctgcagcatctCATGTGGAAACCACATCTGAGATCCTGGCCCACCTGAGAGTGAGGCTCTCGAGCTGGGCTCTGTGAGATGGGCAGCTTCTTTCTCCCACTTGGAGGGAGCTGCCCTCTGATGGGGAGAGGACAAAAGCGTGGTGTCCCAGTCCGGATATCAGCAGTATCACCCCTCCATCACCCACCCATCGTCCTGTAGTCAGGCTCTGGCACTTGAAGCAGCCTGTGCTGTCTCCTAGCCACTCCAGACTATTGCATGACAAAACCTTCTCCTTCATCTCCCATGAAATCCAAATCCTTCCCAAAAGCAACTCTCCCATTTCACTgtctcctctctcctttctcctttggCAAAGAGCACCCACTATCTGTCCCCTTTTCACCCCTGCACGACTCCCGTCTCTCATTCCCTCCTTTCTCCACCTCAATCCTCCATCATTCTCTCTCCTGACATCCTCCCACATTCTCTTTGCTCAGGTCTTTCGATCCCCTCCCTGACACCGCAGCtccctccttctttctccttgcctgctccctccctccctaACACTTCATCCCATCCTGGCCGTCCCTTCTGCATGGAGGTCATTCATgccaacacaataaaacacAGCTCAGCCAAAGCTGTGGGTTTagggcagagctggcagtgcAGAGGGATGCAGCATGCTGCCATCTCTCTTGCATCCCCTCTTCACAACTCTGTGATCCCTGGGGTGTGGGGggaagagcagctcctggcagagGAGCCCAAACGCAGGCTGAGCCCAGGAGCACCGATGGGGCTGGAAACCCACAGAAATGTGGGGCATTATGGCCATGAGCTCCTCTGAAAGAAGTCCCCCTTGACTTCAGAGCCTGAAGAGGATTCAGCATAGGGCAGGGGTGGGACAAGAGAGCAAAAGGACTTTGCCATGCACAGAGTCACGGGGTGACAGTGCCGGGATCTGCCCTCTCCTCTGTCCTGAGGAGCTGGGGCCACCGCGCTGAGCAGCAGCACCGGAGCAAAGCACTGGTTTGGGGTTTTAACTTTGGGTTTGGTTTCTTTCAGGCCCCTTCAAGCCTTGCGACCACTTGTTTGAGAGCTGGATCATTCGCCTGGGCGTCTGGGTCATCGTTCTGGTCTCGGTGCTCTGCAACGGGCTGGTGGTCCTGGCCGTCTTCGCCTCTCCCAGCTACCTCTCTCCAGTTAAGTTTGTCATCGGCTCCATAGCCGGAGCCAACACGCTGAGCGGCGTTTCCTGCAGCATGCTGGCCCTCGTTGACGCCCTGACCTACGGCCACTTCGCACAGTTCGGCGCCAGGTGGGAGAGTGGCACGGGCTGCAGGGTGACCGGCTTCCTGGCCATGTTCTCCTCCGAAGCCGCCATCTTCCTGCTGACAttggctgcagtgcagtgcagcgTTTCGGTCTCCTGCGCGCggggctgcaggaaggcacCCTCCCTTGGCAAGGTGAAGGCCGCAGCGCTCGGCTGCCTCTTGCTGTCCTCCGTGGCCGCAGTTCTGCCTCTCTTCTCCATCGGGGAGTACGGAGCATCCCCGCTGTGCCTCCCGTACCCCATCCCGGGTGGGAAACCCGCCACCCTGGGCTTCACCGTGGCCTTGGCGATGACGAACGTGCTCTGCTTCCTGGTGGTCACAGGCACCTACATCCGACTGTACTGCAGCCTGCTGAAGGGCGAGTGCGGCGCTGTCTGGGACTGCGCCATGGTCAAGCACGTGGCCTGGCTGATCTTCACCAACTGCCTCCTTTACTGCCCGGTGGCCTTCCTCACCTTCTCTTCCACGCTCAACCTCTTCCTCATCACCCCGGAGGTCATCAAATCCGTCCTCCTGGTGGT contains:
- the LGR6 gene encoding leucine-rich repeat-containing G-protein coupled receptor 6; this encodes MNNISQLQPSAFHRLQFLEELRLSGNQISSIPGEAFSGLYSLKILMLQNNQLSRIPAEALRDLPNLQSLRLDANLISVVPEESFEGLQSLRHLWLDDNALTEIPVRALNRLPALQAMTLALNQIWHIPDFAFQNLSSLVVLHLHNNRIQRLGANGFDGLHNLETLDLNYNELLEFPGAIRTLGRLQELGFHNNNIKAIPENAFVGNPLLQTIHFYDNPIQFVGQSAFQYLPKLHTLSLNGATDIREFPDLKGTTSLEVLTLTHAGIHLLPRAVCQQLPSLRVLELSHNKIEDLPSFHRCQRLEELGLQHNRIHEIRADTFVQLTALRSIDLSCNDIHFIHPDAFVTLRSLTKLDLSDNRLAVLPLGGLGSLTHLKLQGNPALSEPFAEDSFPKLRVLEVPYAYQCCAYGSCSGFFRASNQWEAEGESPEDEDPHRRALELFPGHTDNHYDLEADELQLDLEDSKLHPSIQCTPSPGPFKPCDHLFESWIIRLGVWVIVLVSVLCNGLVVLAVFASPSYLSPVKFVIGSIAGANTLSGVSCSMLALVDALTYGHFAQFGARWESGTGCRVTGFLAMFSSEAAIFLLTLAAVQCSVSVSCARGCRKAPSLGKVKAAALGCLLLSSVAAVLPLFSIGEYGASPLCLPYPIPGGKPATLGFTVALAMTNVLCFLVVTGTYIRLYCSLLKGECGAVWDCAMVKHVAWLIFTNCLLYCPVAFLTFSSTLNLFLITPEVIKSVLLVVLPLPACLNPVLYLLFNPHCRDDLRLLRQKGRDRGGCPQPCGLDDTEKSSYDSTQALVSFSDIDHIFETPDSLGAHPILDSYRFPPTTLVPCQQRMGAGGRERGCSELCPCLSDSAVLTAPESGEPTARSPRAASGPPPALHLSRIELGAAVPTARRAGPGWAASKVPAGCSTSSTSTTRLPPPPHIRCPLPRSWKGLRQLQALRAATGGDRVSLLGAVWEGAHRLRETLLLIGSKTQP